The Pseudonocardia broussonetiae DNA segment AGCTACCTCGTCGCCCGCCGCATCCGGATGGCGATCGAGCCGTGGGACCGCACCTCGCTGCTCGAGCAGGAGGAGATCGTCGGGCGGCACAAGGGCAGCGGTGCCGCCCTGGGTGCCACCGACGAGTTCGCCGAGGTCGACTTCTCCGCCACCCGACCCGACGGCTCCGGCCCGCTGGTCGGCATGGACTCGCACGTGCGCCTCGCCCACTCCTCCACCCTGGGCGGGGTGCGGATCCTGCGCCGCGGCTACAACTTCATCGACGGCACCGACGCCGAGGGCCACCTCGACGCCGGCCTGTTCTTCATCGCCTTCGTCCGCGACCCCGGCGCGCAGTTCGTGCCGATGCAGCAGGCGCTGTCGACGAAGGACATCATGATGGAGTACCTGGTGCACACGAGCTCGGCGCTGTTCGCCTGCCCGCCGGGTGTGGGCACGGGCGACCACTGGGGCCGCACGCTCTTCGGCAACCCCGCCTAGCGGTCCGCACCCGCGGCACCGGGACGCCACCCCGTTTGTCCCGGCGCCCGGGTCGGGCGCACCATGTCGCCCGTGGACGTCGACTGGGCCGCGTGGCTGACCGGGCTGGGGATCGCCGCCGCGGTCTGGGGCGTGCTGTGCGTCGTCATGGTGCTGCTGGCCAGCAGGCTGCCGCCGGGTCTGCTCCGCGACATCGCGGAGTTCCTGCCCGCCTGCGTCACGACCGCCCGGCGGCTGCGCCGCTCCCCCGCGGTCCCGCGGCGCGCGAAGGTGGCCCTGCTGGTGGCGATCATCTGGGTGGTGTCGCCGATCGACCTGCTGCCGGAGTTCCTGCCGGTGATCGGGCCGCTCGACGACGTCGTCGCCGTGGTGCTCCTGCTGCGCTACGCCGCGCGCTCGATCCCGCGCGACCAGCTCGTCGCGGCCTGGCCCGCCGAGCTCCGCCTGCTCGAAAGGCTGCTGGACGGCCGCCGCCGACCCGACCGCGACCCGGAGCCCCGGTAGCGGGTCGCGGCCCGACCTGGTTCCCTCGGGGGTGACGCAGGTGACGTCGGGAGGTGGTGGGGGTGGACCAGGGCACGCTGCAGGCCTCGCCCACGCGGTGGATCTGCGAGCCCTGCGGGTTCGTCTACGACCCCGCCGAGGGCGACCCGGACAGCGGCATCGAACCGGGCACGCCCTTCGAGGACATCCCCGACGACTGGATGTGCCCCATCTGCGGTGCCACCAAGGCGGACTTCCGCGAGCTGGAGCCGGGAGAGTTCCCGGAGGACTGAGGACCACGGTCATGATCACCGGATACGCCCACTTCGCACAGCTGGCCGAGTCGCTGCAGTGGGACGAGAAGGCCATCGACTTCTCGGCGGACCGCGAGGCCTGGCCGCGGCTGACCGGGGCGGAGAACGCGCGGGTGCTCGGGCTGGTCGCCGGGTTCGTCATCGCCGAGACCTCGGTGTCCGGGCAGCTCGGCGCCTACGAGGCGGCGGCGCCCGACGAGTCGATGGCGGCGGTCTTCCAGGCCCAGGCCCGGGACGAGGCGCGCCACGCCCGCTTCTTCGACCGCGTCTCCGCCGAGGTCGCCTGCGTCCCCGGCGAGCTGCCCGCGCAGCGGCGGGACGCGCTGCGCGCCCACGTCGGCGACGAGCTGGTCGACCTGTTCGAGCACCGCCTGCCGGCCACCGCACGGCGGCTCGCCGAGGACCACGCGGGCCTGACGGCCGCGGTCGGCCTCTACCACATGGTGATCGAGGGCGTGGTCCTGCTGGCGGGGCAGCACGCGATGCTCGACGCGCTCGAGGGCCTGTCGGTCGGGCTGCCGGGGGTGCGCAAGGGGATGGAGCTGGTGCTGCGCGACGAGCGCTGGCACATCGGGTTCGGGTCGCGCGTCGTGCAGAGCGCGGCGATCGGCCGGGAGGAGGCCGACGCGCTGCTCGAGCAGGGCGAGACGGCCGCCAAGGTCTGGGGGGACCTCATCACCACCGAGGCCATCGAGACCGCAGTGCGCCAGCACCGGCGCCGGCTCAAGGCCGCCGGCATCAAGTTCTGGTGACCGCGGCCCGCTGACCGATCTCGTCGCGCCACATCGAGGCCTTGGTGCGGTGCCCCGCCGCCACGACGACGTCCCGCTCGTCGAGCAGCTGCTCGAACGCCGTGGCGGTGGCCAGCACCTCCCGGGGCCAGCAGCGGGTGGAGAGCTCGAGCAGCTCCCGGCCGCTCGGGTACCGGAAGTGCTCCAGGTCGGCCCGGTGCAGGCCCAGCCGGTCGGCCCCGACCTTGACCCGGCGGACCACCAGGGGCCCGTGCACCCCCAGCCGGCGCAGGTGCCCCTCGTCCACGCACCCGTGCGCGGCGCGGCGCGCCCACGCGGACTGGTCCGCGGTGAGCAGCTCCCGGGACCGGGCCGCGCCGGCGATCACGTCGGCCGCCGCCGCCGCGTCGACCTCCCGCCGGACCTCGACGTCCTGCCACAGCGCCCCCGGCACGACGTCGACCTCCACGCGCACCCCGCGCGGGAACGCCCGCCGGCGGGCGTCGCCGCTGCGGCAGGTGGACACCGACAGGTCGAAGCGGCCGCGGGCCCGGCGCCGCAGGCGGACCTCCACCCCGGCCTCCAGCAGGTCCAGGGCCGGGGTGTCGAGCAGGTACGTCTGGCGCACGCTCCACGTCGGCGCGCACCGCCCGGTCAGCGCCTCGGCGGCCGGTCCGGCCGGGGGCACGAGCAGTGCCTTCAGCTCGACGCTGTCGGCGTGCGCGCACCGGGCGCTGAGCCGCGCCAGCGCCTCGGGTGATCCGAACCTCCGCACGAGCCCCCCTGCGTGGACGGTCCGGCCGGCGTCCGCGTCGACGTCGGCCCCGTCGCACTATAGGACCGCGACCGGCTCCCGGACACCGCCTCGGCGGGCCGGATCCACGCCGTCCCGGGGCCGCCGGGACGGCGATCCACATCGACCGCCGCTCCCCCCTTGCCGATCTCGGACCCGCTCCGTAGGGTCGAATGTGGCTCAGCACACACTTCCGATGGCCGTTCTCGACAGCGCCGCGGACCCGTGTCCTGCCGCCCCAGTGGTCGACATCATCGGCAGACGGCCGAGTGACCCCGTGGCGGCACCCCTGTGCCCGGCTGCGCGGTGCTCGGCTGCGCACGCATGGAGGCGCACGTGGGAGTGCCCGTGAGCGGGTCCGGGATCGCCGGGAGCACCCGGTTCCCCGTCCGACGAGCCTCCTCCGCCGACGATCCCCGACCCGCCACGGCCCTCCGGCCGTGGACGACCGACGAGGAGGGGAGGACCCAGGTGGTGGCGACGCTGCCGTGGGCAGGACGGACGTTCGTGACGAGGAGGTACGGCAGATGACGACGACAGACGATCCCTCGGGCAAGCTGGCCGACGGCCTGCACCGGCAGAACGCGACCGGCCTGGGCCGGTTGCTCGGCTCCGGCGGCGTCGGGCACGCCGAGGAGGGGCCCGACGGCACCATGACCGCCACCGTCCGGATCCCCGAGGACGAGCTCTGCTTCGAGCCCGGGACCCTCATCCTGCCCCACGGCGGGAACCTCGAGCTCACGCTCATCAACGACGACAAGAACACCCACTGCGCGGTGCTGCCGCACAACGGGGACCCCAAGATCATCTGGTTGGTGAACCACTCGAAGGGCACGGCCTCGCTCAACCTGGACGGCCCGGGCACCTACTACTACGGGTCCACGACCGGGAACGACGAGGGCCGCGGCCTGACCGGCGCCATCGTCATCGGCGGGGAAGTACCGGACCACGCCAAGCTCGACCGCCCGCCGCAGCCGCGCCCGTGAGATGAGGAGCAGACCATGACCGACTACGTCGACGCGGGCGCCGCGATCCCGCAGATGCAGCTCAGCGCCATCAAGGGCAGTGCGCCCGCCACGGGCAACGTGGACCACGACCGCATCCTGCGCGCCCGCACGGAGCCGGAGAACTGGCTCACCTACTACGGCACCTTCGACGGTCAGCGCTACAGCGAG contains these protein-coding regions:
- a CDS encoding YkvA family protein; translated protein: MDVDWAAWLTGLGIAAAVWGVLCVVMVLLASRLPPGLLRDIAEFLPACVTTARRLRRSPAVPRRAKVALLVAIIWVVSPIDLLPEFLPVIGPLDDVVAVVLLLRYAARSIPRDQLVAAWPAELRLLERLLDGRRRPDRDPEPR
- the rd gene encoding rubredoxin: MDQGTLQASPTRWICEPCGFVYDPAEGDPDSGIEPGTPFEDIPDDWMCPICGATKADFRELEPGEFPED
- a CDS encoding ribonucleotide-diphosphate reductase subunit beta — its product is MITGYAHFAQLAESLQWDEKAIDFSADREAWPRLTGAENARVLGLVAGFVIAETSVSGQLGAYEAAAPDESMAAVFQAQARDEARHARFFDRVSAEVACVPGELPAQRRDALRAHVGDELVDLFEHRLPATARRLAEDHAGLTAAVGLYHMVIEGVVLLAGQHAMLDALEGLSVGLPGVRKGMELVLRDERWHIGFGSRVVQSAAIGREEADALLEQGETAAKVWGDLITTEAIETAVRQHRRRLKAAGIKFW
- a CDS encoding MSMEG_3727 family PQQ-associated protein, which codes for MTTTDDPSGKLADGLHRQNATGLGRLLGSGGVGHAEEGPDGTMTATVRIPEDELCFEPGTLILPHGGNLELTLINDDKNTHCAVLPHNGDPKIIWLVNHSKGTASLNLDGPGTYYYGSTTGNDEGRGLTGAIVIGGEVPDHAKLDRPPQPRP